In Hordeum vulgare subsp. vulgare unplaced genomic scaffold, MorexV3_pseudomolecules_assembly, whole genome shotgun sequence, a genomic segment contains:
- the LOC123418538 gene encoding NAD(P)H-quinone oxidoreductase subunit 2 A, chloroplastic-like — MDSVLYIREEEARNPLFDSDSPTPVVAFLSVTSKVAASASATRILDIPFYFSSNEWHLLLEILAILSMILGNLLAITQTSMKRMLAYSSIGQIGYVIIGIIVGDSNDGYASMITYMLFYISMNLGTFACIVLFGLRTGTDNIRDYAGLYMKDPFLALSLALCLLSLGGLPPLAGFFGKLYLFWCGWQAGLYFLVSIGLLTSVLSIYYYLKIIKLLMTGRNQEITPYVRNYRRSPLRSNNSIELSMTVCVIASTIPGISMNPILAIAQDTLF; from the exons ATGGATTCGGTCTTATACATACGCGAGGAAG AAGCGAGGAATCCTCTTTTCGACTCTGACTCCCCCACTCCAGTCGTTGCTTTTCTTTCTGTTACTTCGAAagtagctgcttcagcttcagccacgcgaattctcgatattcctttttatttctcatcaaacgaatggcatcttcttctggaaatcctagctattcttagcatgattttgGGGAATCTCCTTGCTATTACTCAAACAAGCATGAAACGTATGCTTGCATATTCGTCCATAGGGCAAATCGGATATGTAATTATTGGAATAATTGTTGGAGACTCAAATGATGGATATGCAAGCATGATAACTTATATGCTGTTCTATATCTCCATGAATCTAGGAACTTTTGCTTGCATTGTATTATTTGGTCTACGTACCGGAACTGATAACATTCGAGATTATGCAGGATTATACATGAAAGATCCTTTTTTGGCTCTCTCTTTAGCCCTATGTCTCTTATCCCTAGGAGGCCTTCCTCCACTAGCAGGTTTCTTCGGAAAACTCTATCTATTCTGGTGTGGATGGCAAGCAGGCCTATATTTCTTGGTTTCAATAGGACTCCTTACGAGCGTTCTTTCTATCTACTATTATCTAAAAATAATCAAGTTATTAATGACTGGACGAAACCAAGAAATAACCCCTTATGTGCGAAATTATAGAAGATCCCCTTTAAGATCAAACAATTCCATCGAATTGAGTATGACTGTATGTGTGATAGCATCTACTATACCAGGAATATCAATGAACCCCATTCTTGCAATTGCTCAGGATACCCTCTTTTAG